From Vibrio splendidus, a single genomic window includes:
- the ykgO gene encoding type B 50S ribosomal protein L36: MKVVKSLKSAKSRHPDCQIVKRRGRHYVICKTNPRFKAVQK; this comes from the coding sequence ATGAAAGTTGTAAAATCACTTAAAAGTGCGAAAAGCCGTCACCCAGATTGCCAAATAGTAAAGCGTAGAGGCCGTCACTATGTCATCTGTAAAACCAATCCGAGATTCAAAGCGGTTCAGAAATAG
- a CDS encoding tellurite resistance TerB family protein, with protein MDIKSLLNQALKSDLVKQGTQKLSQGSSSLSGLTQGSNGKSSSKSTLGAFGAGAVGGGLLGALMGSKKTKKMGKKAAGIGGAAALGALAYKVYNDYQSKQGQTPNVEQTQFDENDSNHSVLILRSMIAASKADGHVDEEEMAKIEQAVENMGADYQLTKLVSEELHKPLDPSEIAQLATSPQQASEIYLASLIVADEQNFMEKAYLKELAKQLNLADEVTYQLEQQISG; from the coding sequence ATGGATATCAAAAGCTTACTGAACCAAGCACTTAAATCAGATCTCGTTAAACAAGGCACTCAGAAACTGTCACAAGGATCTTCAAGTTTAAGTGGCCTTACTCAAGGCAGCAATGGCAAGAGTAGCAGTAAAAGTACACTAGGCGCCTTCGGTGCAGGCGCAGTTGGCGGAGGACTCTTAGGTGCGTTAATGGGCTCTAAGAAAACCAAGAAAATGGGTAAGAAAGCCGCTGGTATTGGTGGTGCAGCGGCACTTGGCGCACTCGCTTACAAGGTCTATAACGACTATCAATCTAAACAAGGCCAAACACCGAATGTCGAACAAACTCAATTTGATGAGAACGACTCAAACCATAGTGTGCTGATTCTAAGATCTATGATTGCTGCGTCCAAAGCCGATGGTCATGTCGATGAGGAGGAAATGGCCAAGATCGAGCAAGCGGTCGAAAATATGGGTGCGGACTATCAACTGACTAAATTGGTCTCTGAAGAACTTCACAAGCCACTCGACCCAAGCGAAATCGCTCAACTGGCAACGTCGCCTCAACAAGCGAGTGAAATTTATTTAGCCTCTTTGATTGTAGCGGATGAGCAAAACTTCATGGAGAAGGCTTACCTCAAAGAACTAGCTAAGCAACTCAACCTTGCTGATGAAGTTACTTATCAACTTGAACAACAAATATCCGGCTAA
- the tsaA gene encoding tRNA (N6-threonylcarbamoyladenosine(37)-N6)-methyltransferase TrmO, with protein sequence MYTIEPVGFIESPYKEKFAVPRQPRLVPTSTSRVRLVDAANCLESVRAIEQFSHVWLLFLFDKNLEAGWKPTVRPPRLGGNERIGVFASRATFRPNGIGMSAVELKGVSQEKGQTWLDLGSVDLVDGTPIIDIKPYIPYSDSIPDARGGFAADEPEVLDVNFSQQAQSKLSGHPQARHIIQVIKEVLGQDPRPAYKKGKPDSKEYAVNLFDLNVKFVVETVFINVTDIERF encoded by the coding sequence ATGTACACCATTGAACCTGTTGGCTTTATTGAGTCTCCTTATAAAGAGAAGTTCGCTGTGCCAAGACAGCCTAGGTTAGTACCCACTTCTACCTCAAGAGTCAGGCTGGTTGACGCAGCAAACTGTCTTGAGTCTGTTCGTGCTATTGAGCAATTTAGTCACGTATGGTTGTTGTTTTTGTTCGATAAGAACCTTGAAGCGGGCTGGAAACCAACAGTGAGACCACCTCGACTTGGCGGTAATGAACGCATTGGTGTCTTCGCATCGCGTGCCACCTTTAGGCCGAATGGAATTGGAATGTCTGCGGTTGAACTCAAAGGTGTATCTCAAGAAAAGGGACAAACTTGGTTGGACTTGGGCAGTGTTGATCTCGTTGACGGCACTCCTATCATTGACATCAAACCTTATATTCCCTACTCGGATTCAATTCCCGATGCACGAGGAGGGTTTGCCGCCGATGAACCTGAAGTGTTAGATGTGAACTTCTCGCAGCAAGCCCAAAGTAAGCTGTCTGGTCACCCACAGGCGCGCCATATCATTCAGGTGATCAAAGAAGTGTTAGGCCAAGATCCACGACCCGCCTATAAGAAAGGCAAGCCAGACAGTAAAGAATATGCGGTAAATTTGTTCGATCTTAACGTGAAATTCGTTGTTGAAACGGTTTTCATCAATGTTACCGACATTGAACGCTTTTGA
- a CDS encoding type B 50S ribosomal protein L31, translating to MKPNIHPDYRTVVFHDTSVDEYFLIGSTLKTERTIEWEDGNTYPYFTIEVSAKSHPFYTGKQRVLHKEGRVANFTRRFGQLGKGAK from the coding sequence ATGAAACCGAATATCCACCCTGACTACCGCACAGTGGTGTTCCATGACACCAGTGTTGATGAGTACTTCTTGATTGGCTCAACGTTGAAAACAGAACGTACTATCGAATGGGAAGATGGCAATACTTACCCTTATTTCACGATTGAAGTGTCTGCAAAGTCGCACCCTTTCTATACGGGTAAACAGCGAGTTCTACATAAAGAGGGACGTGTTGCGAACTTCACTCGTCGCTTTGGTCAATTAGGCAAGGGAGCTAAATAA
- a CDS encoding DUF3549 family protein: METIHTLTQLLKNSGCQYDIYDLGRRIQKIDNTLFSDVEQGKQPYPFPLQKQAHLAISYWNEHKQPWIWFLKFKLDERGLLHQGDVGNFLKFVIEAMGTRLNGDISEEQQQKLSNNPYTFKPSEDKMAVFHSQVRAGLDLATSQYYEHAQHYFTGELGWDNWKTVGLQGITDMCARLGSQQNGVSIRKAINKLPSEPLYATLGALEHTQINDKLAQRLQELAENEIASKEPDLFLLSALVRALSGAEQGIANNIINQVLASPRLSHQEVLIGLAGRSWHALQDPAIAEQFLLRLAQTGNQNLFNQLFADLVMIPTLRMVFLPLLNSNPSPELANALIELQQAAKSQ, translated from the coding sequence ATGGAAACCATTCACACGCTCACTCAGTTGCTAAAGAATAGCGGTTGCCAATACGATATCTACGACCTCGGTCGTCGTATCCAGAAGATCGACAACACCCTATTCTCTGATGTTGAGCAGGGGAAACAGCCATACCCGTTTCCACTTCAAAAACAAGCTCACTTAGCGATTAGCTACTGGAACGAACACAAGCAACCTTGGATCTGGTTTCTAAAATTCAAACTAGACGAAAGAGGCCTATTACATCAAGGCGATGTGGGTAATTTTCTTAAGTTTGTTATCGAAGCAATGGGTACGCGTTTGAACGGCGATATCAGCGAAGAGCAACAACAAAAGCTGTCAAACAACCCTTATACTTTCAAACCTTCTGAAGACAAAATGGCCGTATTCCATAGTCAAGTAAGAGCAGGTTTAGACCTTGCGACGAGCCAATATTACGAGCACGCTCAGCATTACTTCACTGGCGAGCTAGGCTGGGATAACTGGAAAACGGTTGGACTACAAGGCATCACTGATATGTGTGCGCGTTTAGGCAGCCAACAAAACGGTGTCTCTATTCGCAAAGCCATCAATAAGCTGCCATCAGAACCGCTATACGCGACGTTAGGTGCGCTTGAGCACACACAAATCAATGACAAACTCGCGCAACGCTTACAAGAGCTTGCAGAGAATGAGATCGCTAGTAAAGAGCCTGATTTATTCTTACTTTCAGCTTTGGTTCGTGCCCTTTCCGGTGCAGAACAAGGGATCGCGAATAACATCATTAACCAAGTTCTCGCTAGTCCACGCTTGAGCCACCAAGAAGTGTTGATTGGTTTAGCAGGTCGCAGTTGGCACGCACTACAAGACCCTGCTATTGCTGAGCAATTCTTGCTGCGTCTCGCACAAACGGGCAATCAAAACCTGTTCAATCAGTTATTTGCAGATTTAGTGATGATTCCGACACTAAGAATGGTATTTTTACCCTTGTTGAATTCGAACCCATCACCTGAGCTCGCCAACGCATTGATTGAGTTACAACAAGCGGCTAAGTCTCAATAA
- a CDS encoding MipA/OmpV family protein has translation MIRRIALSLSILFGNTQLSFADEGFADEHFADQEYGIIGGSITYGESVFSTKSAPQFGATPNLFYSGPKGFIDGSLANWQLLPYVGLSGNWRFAEVSDTFVDLPNGIQDRDGNGELGITLGTVGARLTYLHDVTSEHSGYEVQLHLGRTLETWTQPFTITPYLEVDYRDKKLSNHLYGISNTESSASGLNQFDAGSTFVYQAGLIGLYEFTPTWIGIARADLIHHDSDSALIQRDLGWSFELGVTYRFAGL, from the coding sequence ATGATTCGTCGAATCGCCCTCTCACTATCCATTCTTTTTGGTAACACCCAACTTTCTTTCGCTGATGAAGGCTTTGCCGATGAACACTTTGCTGATCAAGAGTACGGAATCATCGGAGGCAGTATCACCTATGGTGAAAGTGTTTTCTCCACTAAAAGTGCCCCTCAATTTGGCGCGACACCCAACCTATTCTACTCAGGTCCAAAAGGTTTCATCGATGGCAGCCTAGCCAATTGGCAACTGCTGCCTTACGTAGGGTTATCTGGAAATTGGCGCTTTGCAGAAGTGTCAGACACTTTTGTGGACCTACCTAACGGCATTCAAGACAGAGATGGTAATGGAGAACTGGGGATAACCTTAGGAACGGTAGGCGCACGCCTCACCTACTTACACGATGTGACTTCAGAACATAGCGGCTACGAAGTTCAACTTCACTTAGGCAGAACGTTAGAAACCTGGACGCAGCCATTCACCATTACGCCCTACCTAGAAGTCGATTATCGAGACAAGAAACTGTCCAATCACCTGTATGGTATTTCTAACACCGAATCATCAGCTTCGGGACTAAACCAGTTTGATGCGGGCTCAACCTTTGTCTATCAAGCAGGGTTAATCGGGCTTTATGAGTTCACGCCAACTTGGATTGGTATCGCTCGAGCAGACCTAATTCATCACGACAGCGACAGCGCATTAATACAGCGAGATTTAGGCTGGTCATTCGAACTAGGCGTCACCTATCGGTTTGCGGGATTGTAA
- the truC gene encoding tRNA pseudouridine(65) synthase TruC, translating into MLEIIYQDEYFVAVNKPAGMLVHRSWLDKHETQFVMQTLRDQIGQHVFPLHRLDRPTSGVLVFALSSEVASQVMPMFANHEMQKTYHAIVRGWIEEGDTLDYALKVELDKIADKFAKEDKEPQEAVTVYEPLAKVEVPYSTGRFPTSRYCLVEMMPKTGRKHQLRRHMAHLRHPIVGDTSHGDGKHNRLFRDDLDSHRLLLHASELRFIHPFTKKELVMKASLDETWLRLFETFEWDTSLVNVEARSSK; encoded by the coding sequence ATGTTAGAGATCATTTATCAAGATGAGTATTTTGTCGCGGTGAATAAGCCCGCCGGCATGCTGGTGCACCGCTCATGGCTCGATAAACACGAGACTCAATTTGTTATGCAGACACTGCGTGATCAAATTGGTCAGCATGTATTTCCATTGCATCGCTTAGACAGACCGACATCGGGTGTGTTGGTGTTTGCGTTGTCGAGCGAGGTTGCTTCACAGGTGATGCCGATGTTCGCTAACCATGAGATGCAAAAAACCTATCATGCGATTGTTCGTGGTTGGATAGAAGAAGGTGATACGCTCGACTACGCACTCAAGGTCGAATTGGATAAGATCGCAGACAAGTTTGCAAAAGAAGATAAAGAACCACAAGAAGCTGTCACCGTTTACGAACCGTTAGCGAAAGTTGAAGTGCCATATTCAACAGGCCGTTTCCCAACGAGCCGTTACTGCTTGGTTGAGATGATGCCAAAGACAGGACGTAAACATCAGCTGCGTCGTCACATGGCTCATCTAAGACATCCAATCGTTGGTGATACTTCACATGGTGATGGTAAGCACAACCGACTGTTCCGCGATGATTTAGATTCGCACCGTTTGTTGTTGCACGCTTCTGAGTTGCGTTTCATTCATCCTTTTACAAAGAAAGAATTAGTAATGAAGGCCAGCCTAGATGAAACGTGGTTAAGGTTGTTTGAAACCTTTGAGTGGGATACCAGCTTGGTGAATGTTGAAGCACGGTCGTCTAAGTAA
- a CDS encoding GNAT family N-acetyltransferase translates to MTIATSRTLLVPYTEQLQHDFIKLNCCPINRAEMNGPHSIASAKLLFQEILQDNAGFCRAIIHNQTREYLGHVFVSSEEGQHELGFILDKEFWNQGLASEVLKPFFSLVCFEEHLTNVVATVNVGHNPSIKLLEKLGFAFKETKQDQFGPYHEYRYTEFCDVTFYEAVAQTA, encoded by the coding sequence ATGACGATAGCAACCTCAAGAACGCTGTTGGTACCTTATACTGAACAGCTACAACACGACTTTATCAAGTTAAATTGCTGCCCCATTAATCGTGCTGAAATGAATGGGCCGCACTCTATTGCCTCTGCGAAGCTCTTATTTCAAGAGATACTGCAAGACAACGCCGGCTTCTGCCGCGCGATTATCCATAACCAAACCCGTGAATATCTTGGACATGTCTTTGTTTCATCAGAAGAGGGTCAGCATGAGCTTGGTTTTATTTTGGATAAAGAATTTTGGAATCAAGGTCTTGCTAGCGAAGTACTAAAACCTTTCTTCAGTTTAGTGTGCTTTGAAGAGCACTTAACGAATGTGGTTGCGACCGTTAATGTCGGTCATAACCCATCGATTAAGTTACTCGAAAAGTTAGGCTTTGCATTTAAAGAGACCAAACAAGATCAGTTTGGCCCTTATCATGAATATCGTTATACCGAGTTTTGCGACGTTACATTCTATGAGGCTGTAGCTCAAACCGCATAG
- a CDS encoding DUF3301 domain-containing protein codes for MIDNLLAILMLCFFCFFFWQQRRQSELAKTAIARKCKELDLQLLSVAFSGHKFKMRHELTTIWRWHTVYQFEFSALGDDLYQGKLTMVGFRSMRFELQPHRM; via the coding sequence ATGATAGATAACTTATTGGCTATTTTGATGCTGTGCTTCTTTTGCTTTTTCTTTTGGCAGCAGCGCAGGCAATCAGAGCTTGCGAAAACTGCCATTGCGAGAAAATGTAAAGAGCTCGACTTGCAGCTATTAAGCGTTGCCTTCAGTGGTCATAAATTTAAGATGCGCCATGAACTAACCACCATTTGGCGCTGGCACACTGTGTACCAATTTGAGTTTTCAGCATTGGGTGATGACCTGTACCAAGGAAAACTGACCATGGTGGGTTTCCGCTCTATGCGGTTTGAGCTACAGCCTCATAGAATGTAA
- a CDS encoding proline--tRNA ligase translates to MRTSNYLLSTLKETPNDAEVISHQLMLRAGMIRKLASGLYTWLPTGLRVLRKVENIVRQEIDNAGAVEILMPVVQPFELWEETGRSEKMGPELLRFTDRHSRPFVLSPTAEEVVTSLVRNEISSYKQLPLNLYQIQTKFRDERRPRFGVMRAREFSMMDAYSFDIDKEGLEKSYQAMHDAYCKAFDRMGLEYRPVLADSGAIGGSGSQEFHVLAESGEDLIAFSSESDYAANIEKAEALAPTTETAAPTQEMELVDTPNAKTIAELVEQHGLAIKKTVKTLFVKASDAVDADIIALIIRGDHELNEVKAENLPQVASPLEMASEEEIRALVGAGPGSLGPVGLKLPFIVDRSVAVMSDFGAGANVDGKHYFGINWGRDVELAQVEDLRNVVEGDLSPCGQGTIQLKRGIEVGHIFQLGNTYSKAMNCNVLGPDGKSVILEMGCYGIGVSRVVASAIEQNHDKFGITWPDALAPFQVAIVPMNMHKSERVKEAAEKLYAELTAMGIEVLFDDRKERPGVMFKDIELVGIPHTIVIGDRSMDEGNFEYKNRRTGDKEAIAMDTVIEHLKAQLAK, encoded by the coding sequence ATGCGTACCAGTAACTACCTTCTTTCTACTCTGAAAGAGACTCCAAACGACGCAGAAGTTATCAGCCACCAGCTGATGCTACGTGCAGGTATGATCCGTAAGCTAGCTTCAGGTTTATATACTTGGCTACCTACTGGTCTACGTGTACTGCGTAAAGTCGAAAATATCGTTCGCCAAGAGATCGATAATGCAGGTGCCGTTGAAATCTTGATGCCCGTAGTTCAACCGTTTGAGCTTTGGGAAGAGACTGGCCGTTCTGAAAAGATGGGTCCTGAGCTACTTCGTTTCACAGACCGTCATTCTCGTCCGTTTGTTCTTAGCCCAACAGCAGAAGAAGTGGTAACGAGCCTAGTACGTAACGAGATCAGCTCTTATAAACAGCTTCCTCTAAATCTGTACCAAATCCAGACTAAATTCCGCGATGAACGCCGCCCTCGTTTTGGCGTAATGCGTGCACGTGAATTCTCTATGATGGATGCGTACAGCTTTGATATCGACAAAGAAGGCTTAGAAAAGTCTTACCAAGCGATGCACGATGCTTACTGTAAAGCATTCGACCGCATGGGCCTTGAGTACCGTCCAGTATTGGCAGACTCTGGCGCAATCGGCGGCAGCGGCTCTCAAGAGTTCCACGTTCTTGCTGAAAGCGGCGAAGACCTAATCGCATTCTCTTCTGAGTCTGATTACGCAGCGAACATCGAGAAAGCAGAAGCACTAGCTCCAACGACTGAAACGGCAGCGCCAACTCAAGAGATGGAACTTGTTGATACGCCAAACGCAAAAACAATCGCAGAGCTTGTAGAACAACACGGTCTAGCAATCAAGAAGACAGTTAAGACTCTATTCGTTAAAGCTTCTGATGCAGTAGATGCAGACATCATCGCACTGATCATCCGTGGCGACCACGAACTGAACGAAGTGAAAGCAGAGAACCTTCCACAAGTTGCTTCTCCACTAGAGATGGCTTCTGAAGAAGAAATCCGTGCACTCGTTGGTGCAGGCCCTGGTTCACTTGGCCCTGTTGGCCTAAAGCTGCCATTCATCGTTGACCGCTCTGTAGCAGTAATGAGTGACTTCGGCGCTGGCGCTAACGTAGACGGTAAGCACTACTTCGGCATCAACTGGGGTCGTGACGTTGAACTTGCTCAAGTTGAAGACCTACGTAACGTTGTTGAAGGCGACCTTAGCCCATGTGGTCAAGGTACTATCCAGCTTAAGCGCGGTATCGAAGTTGGTCACATCTTCCAACTAGGTAACACTTACTCTAAAGCAATGAACTGTAACGTGCTTGGTCCTGATGGTAAGAGCGTAATCCTAGAAATGGGTTGTTACGGTATCGGTGTTTCACGTGTTGTTGCATCTGCTATCGAGCAAAACCACGATAAATTCGGTATCACTTGGCCAGACGCACTAGCGCCGTTCCAAGTTGCTATCGTACCAATGAACATGCACAAATCTGAGCGCGTTAAAGAAGCAGCTGAGAAGCTATACGCTGAATTAACAGCTATGGGTATCGAAGTACTATTCGATGACCGTAAAGAGCGCCCAGGTGTAATGTTTAAAGATATCGAGCTAGTGGGTATCCCTCACACTATCGTTATCGGCGATCGAAGCATGGACGAAGGTAACTTCGAATACAAAAACCGTCGTACTGGTGATAAAGAAGCTATCGCTATGGACACGGTTATCGAGCACCTTAAGGCTCAACTAGCTAAGTAA
- a CDS encoding DUF3461 family protein: MYPNLTGLGIHEPKQIERYSLRQEAHKDILKIYFRKQKGELFAKSVKFKYPRQVKSVLVSGGNNQYKEVTEINRNLTLVIDELNKITKPTPTPEVDVKQKILTDLRHLEKVVSSKIAEIEADLEKLK, translated from the coding sequence ATGTATCCAAACCTCACTGGCTTAGGTATCCACGAACCTAAACAGATTGAACGTTACTCCCTTCGCCAAGAAGCTCATAAAGATATCCTGAAGATTTACTTTCGTAAGCAAAAAGGTGAACTGTTCGCGAAAAGCGTTAAGTTTAAGTACCCACGACAAGTAAAAAGTGTGCTTGTTAGCGGCGGCAATAATCAATACAAAGAAGTGACAGAGATTAACCGCAACCTCACTCTTGTGATTGATGAACTCAACAAGATCACCAAACCTACGCCAACCCCTGAGGTCGATGTGAAGCAGAAGATCCTTACCGACTTACGCCACTTAGAGAAGGTTGTATCAAGTAAGATCGCAGAGATCGAAGCCGATCTAGAAAAGCTAAAATGA
- a CDS encoding DUF4250 domain-containing protein, whose protein sequence is MNLANFEKMDSVMLMSIINMKLRDDFGGDLDRVVNFYEIDKAALIAKLASAGFEFLPEAKQFR, encoded by the coding sequence ATGAACCTCGCTAACTTTGAAAAGATGGACTCTGTGATGTTGATGAGCATCATCAACATGAAGCTCCGTGACGACTTCGGCGGTGATTTGGATCGAGTAGTCAACTTCTACGAAATCGACAAAGCAGCCTTAATCGCAAAACTTGCGTCTGCTGGTTTTGAGTTTCTTCCAGAAGCCAAACAGTTTCGATAG
- a CDS encoding YaiI/YqxD family protein, which translates to MKIWVDADACPKVIRETIVRAAERTGVECTFVANHLVPVPKRNNIHSIQVPSGFDIADDEIVKRTEPGDLVITSDIPLADEVITKGALALSSRGELYTKETIKARLNIRDFMDTMRSSGIQTGGPSTLSQTDRREFANHLDRLLAKR; encoded by the coding sequence ATGAAGATATGGGTTGATGCGGACGCTTGTCCTAAGGTTATCCGAGAAACAATCGTACGCGCAGCTGAACGCACAGGGGTGGAATGTACCTTTGTCGCAAACCATTTGGTTCCCGTTCCCAAGCGTAATAACATTCACTCAATTCAAGTTCCAAGCGGATTTGATATTGCAGATGATGAAATAGTAAAACGCACTGAACCCGGCGATCTCGTGATTACCTCCGATATCCCTCTCGCTGATGAAGTGATCACCAAAGGTGCGCTTGCTTTAAGCTCTCGCGGCGAGCTTTACACCAAAGAGACCATTAAAGCGCGTCTCAACATTCGTGACTTTATGGATACTATGCGTTCAAGCGGTATCCAAACTGGCGGACCAAGCACCCTTTCACAAACCGATCGTCGTGAGTTCGCAAACCACCTCGATCGCCTGTTAGCTAAACGCTAA
- a CDS encoding YaeP family protein, producing the protein MKVYDCCDLVRELYSQIGSGDQGYIPKAITCAVKTLNDLAADESLPKEARDRAAFAAANLLISDFED; encoded by the coding sequence ATGAAAGTATACGATTGTTGTGATTTGGTGCGTGAACTGTATTCTCAAATTGGCAGTGGCGACCAAGGCTATATCCCTAAAGCGATCACCTGCGCAGTAAAAACATTAAATGACCTTGCTGCAGATGAATCTCTTCCCAAAGAAGCAAGAGATCGCGCTGCATTTGCCGCAGCCAATCTGCTGATCTCAGATTTCGAGGACTAA
- a CDS encoding YqcC family protein produces MTAATKLPLLLQQLEQQMRQCSLWSDVSPLDEALASVEPFAIDSLQPEEWLQWIFIVKINAMMDAQMSLPRGFAIHPYFGEVWKNEADKTELLVTIQSIDEVCA; encoded by the coding sequence ATGACAGCTGCCACAAAGTTACCTCTTTTACTTCAACAATTAGAACAACAAATGCGCCAATGTTCCCTATGGAGCGATGTTTCGCCTTTGGATGAAGCTCTGGCGAGCGTTGAGCCTTTTGCGATTGACTCGCTACAGCCAGAAGAGTGGTTACAGTGGATCTTTATCGTAAAGATCAACGCAATGATGGATGCCCAAATGAGCCTACCGAGAGGCTTTGCGATTCATCCTTATTTTGGTGAAGTATGGAAAAATGAGGCAGATAAAACCGAGCTGCTAGTGACGATTCAGAGCATTGATGAGGTATGTGCGTAA
- a CDS encoding AbgT family transporter, which translates to MSSSASIKNNSPKKPIFTRFLDGVEYLGNLLPHPITLFAIFCVAILVSSGIAGYFEVSVMDPRPEGASGRAADGMIHVVSLLNAEGLQLIVTNLVSNFVGFAPLGTVLVAMLGVAIAEHSGLLSAAMRGMVMGASQRMVTVTVVFAGIISNTASELGYVVLIPLAAMLFHSLGRHPLAGLAAAFAGVSGGYSANLLIGTVDPLLSGITETAAQMLDPSYSVGPESNWYFMFVSTFFISIAGAFVTEKIVEPKLGKYNDEDASEDLSNDSMGKLNDTEKKGLKFAGVAVLIVSALLAWTVVPADGVLRSEAGTISGSPFLKSIVAFIFVFFAIPGFVYGKVTGSMKNDRDVINAMATSMSSMGMYIVLVFFAAQFVAFFKWTNFGQVVAVGGASFLQDIGLTGPMLFFAFILMCGFINLMIGSASAQWAVTAPIFVPMLMLVGYAPETIQAAYRIGDSTTNIITPMMSYFGLILAVATRYMKNLGIGTLIATMLPYSMVFMFGWSILFYLWVFVFGLPVGPGAATFYTP; encoded by the coding sequence ATGAGTTCATCAGCTTCAATAAAAAACAACTCGCCAAAGAAACCAATTTTTACCCGCTTTCTCGATGGCGTTGAATATTTGGGGAACCTTTTACCCCACCCAATCACTCTTTTCGCAATCTTCTGTGTCGCAATCCTAGTCTCTTCAGGAATTGCTGGTTACTTCGAAGTATCTGTAATGGATCCTCGCCCAGAAGGTGCTAGCGGTCGTGCTGCTGATGGCATGATCCACGTTGTAAGCTTACTTAATGCTGAAGGCTTACAACTCATCGTAACGAATCTAGTTTCGAACTTTGTTGGCTTTGCGCCACTTGGTACTGTGCTTGTTGCAATGCTAGGTGTTGCGATTGCTGAACACTCAGGTCTATTATCTGCGGCAATGCGCGGCATGGTAATGGGCGCATCTCAGCGCATGGTTACTGTAACCGTGGTATTTGCCGGTATTATCTCTAACACGGCATCTGAGCTGGGTTACGTAGTTCTTATCCCTCTTGCAGCAATGCTTTTCCACTCATTGGGTCGTCACCCATTAGCTGGTCTAGCGGCAGCATTTGCTGGTGTATCTGGTGGTTATTCTGCAAACCTACTTATCGGTACGGTTGATCCACTGCTTTCTGGTATTACAGAAACAGCGGCACAAATGCTTGATCCTTCTTACTCTGTTGGCCCTGAATCAAACTGGTACTTCATGTTTGTTTCGACCTTCTTTATCTCGATTGCCGGTGCATTTGTAACAGAGAAGATTGTTGAACCTAAGCTGGGTAAATACAACGACGAAGACGCGTCTGAAGACCTTTCAAATGACTCAATGGGTAAGCTCAATGATACTGAGAAGAAAGGCCTTAAGTTTGCGGGTGTTGCAGTATTAATCGTCAGTGCGCTTTTAGCTTGGACTGTTGTTCCTGCTGATGGTGTTCTACGTTCAGAGGCGGGCACGATTTCAGGCTCTCCATTCCTGAAAAGTATCGTCGCGTTTATCTTTGTATTCTTTGCTATTCCTGGTTTTGTTTACGGTAAAGTTACCGGTTCAATGAAGAATGACCGTGATGTGATTAATGCAATGGCGACGTCTATGTCTTCAATGGGTATGTACATTGTTCTTGTCTTCTTTGCTGCACAGTTTGTTGCTTTCTTTAAGTGGACGAACTTTGGTCAAGTCGTTGCTGTAGGTGGCGCTAGCTTCTTACAAGATATTGGCTTAACGGGTCCAATGTTGTTCTTCGCGTTTATCTTAATGTGTGGCTTCATTAACCTGATGATCGGTTCAGCGTCTGCACAGTGGGCAGTAACAGCACCAATCTTCGTTCCAATGTTGATGCTAGTAGGCTATGCACCAGAAACGATTCAAGCGGCTTACCGTATCGGTGATTCAACAACCAACATCATTACACCAATGATGAGCTATTTCGGTCTTATCCTTGCAGTAGCGACTCGTTACATGAAGAACCTAGGTATTGGTACACTGATTGCGACAATGCTACCTTACTCAATGGTATTCATGTTCGGTTGGAGTATCTTGTTCTACTTATGGGTATTCGTATTCGGTCTACCAGTAGGTCCAGGTGCTGCAACTTTCTACACGCCTTAG